The Halomonas sp. THAF5a genome segment CGTCGACGATGTCATCGATCAGGATGCGGCCGAGCAGCAGCCCCTGCTCGTCGACCACTGGCGCCGAGACCAGGTCGTGGGTCTGGAAGAGGGTGGCGACATCGCGGGACTTCATGGTCACCTGGATGCTGTCCACCTCGCTGTCCATCAGGTCCGCCACGGCCATCTCCGGATCGTGGGCGACCAGCCGGGCCAGCGGCAGCACGCCGACGAAGCGGCCGTCGCGGTCCACCACCATCAGCAGGTGGGTGTTGTCGGGGACGGCCTCCTTCCAGCGCAGGAAGCGCTGCACCGTCTCCAGGCTGACGTCGGCGCGCACGGCGATGGTATCGGTGCGCATCAGGCGACCGGCGCTGTCCTCCTCGAAGGAGAGGGTCTCCTGGAGCCGGGAGCGCTGCAGCGCGTCCATCGAGCGCAGCATGTCCGCGGCGACCTGCTGGGGCAGGTCCTCGAAGATCTCGGCGAGGTCGGTGGTGTCCAGGCCGGTGGTGGCGGCGACGATCTCGGCGTGGTCCATGTCGTCGATCAGGGTGCCGCGCACCTCGTCGTGCACGTGCAGCAGCACCTCGCCGTCGATCTCGCCCGGTACGCGCTCCCACAGGCGGATACGCGCCTCCGGGGGCAGCGACTCCAGCAGCAGGGCCACTTCCGCGGGCTCGAGGTCTGAGAGGACGTCGTCGACCTGCTCCAGTTGCTCCTTTTCCAGCGCCAGGTGGATCCGCGACAGGCGGTGCTCGAGTGTCTCGGTGGTATCGTTCATGGGCGCTTCCTGGCAAGGGTGCATCGAGGCGGGCGAGCCGCCTCGCGGTGTCCTGAGTCGGAGACTCGTGAGCGCCCAGTAGAGCATAAATGGCGCGGATGATGGAGCCGTGACCCATGACAGAGTTCGCCCGCTGGCGCGTCGTCTCGCGATGGCGGGGCTGGTATACTCTCGCCCCGCTCGCCGCCGCACCAGCCGGTGGCCTCGCGCCCGCCCCATCGCTCGCCACTGCCCAGGAGCCGCCATGTACTCGCTTGCCCGTTCGCTGCTGTTTCGTCTCGATGCCGAGACCGCCCACGGCATGGCGCTCTCCGCCCTGGACCTGGCCGGCCGCGCGGGCCTGGCCTCGCGCCTGGGCGGGGGGCGGGTCGAGGACCCGGTCGAGGTGATGGGGCTGCGCTTTCCCAATCGCGTGGGCCTGGCCGCCGGGCTCGACAAGAACGCCGACCACCTCGATG includes the following:
- the mgtE gene encoding magnesium transporter, which codes for MNDTTETLEHRLSRIHLALEKEQLEQVDDVLSDLEPAEVALLLESLPPEARIRLWERVPGEIDGEVLLHVHDEVRGTLIDDMDHAEIVAATTGLDTTDLAEIFEDLPQQVAADMLRSMDALQRSRLQETLSFEEDSAGRLMRTDTIAVRADVSLETVQRFLRWKEAVPDNTHLLMVVDRDGRFVGVLPLARLVAHDPEMAVADLMDSEVDSIQVTMKSRDVATLFQTHDLVSAPVVDEQGLLLGRILIDDIVDVIREDSEQALMNMAGLDEEEDLFAPVMPSAKRRAVWLGINLLTAFLAAWVIGRFEAALDQIVALAVLMPIVASMGGIAGSQTLTLAIRGLALGQISRTNSQWLLRKEIGIAALNGVLWSLVVAILAVVWFESVAIGGIIAAALIINMLAAGIAGIVIPLLLKRAGIDPALSGSVILTTVTDVVGFMSFLGLATVFLL